TATTCTAAATCTGATGTCAATTTCCAATCTCCCCGGTGATGGTTGTCTATAACAATTAACACATCAGTTTGAATTTGTCACTTGATTTTACTTCTAAACTGTTTTATTAGAATATGATTTTATCACAATACAATGCTCAGTGTTAGATTGTCCTCTTTAACCAGACTTTTTAGGATGATATACTTGTGAATTGTAAAATGTATCATTTCTGTGCTATTGTACATTAGATGGTTTTGCTGATTAGCCTATAGATCCTTGCTGGAATGGTATTAGTATTACCCTTCATAGCCTAGAggcatttgaaaataaaatctttCTCACATTACAATTGAGAACTTACACATGTTTTATAGCAGAGAAAACACcaaattagtaaaaattatctTCAGCATCAAACTCTAACTCAATGTGCATATTGCTGGATTTTACTCTTGATGtcctttgaaaaaaataaaactttcttGTCCGTGTGTTCTTCACTCCatatagtttaatatttttatttttgcgaAATTTAGAATGTATTTACAGAGCATCGGGTTAAATTCTTGGATGCTCGTTTTCtgtctttcaatttttttatttgaaactaTTGCATTTAAATGACGGTTTTTAAATGTAAATGGAAAAATGTGGTTTTTTACACTTTTACTTGTGGTAGTAAATGAATATGGAAGGCCTAATTCCTATAACCTTATTTCATTCTTTGAGTGAGGGCTAACTAAAATTGTTTTGGTGTGtgtgaaataaaaatatatttctagCCATGGCTATTAACAGAACTTATTATTCAGGActattgtcaattttaccttgGTGAGGGGGCAAGCGAAGGCACTTGTGGACAACGGAAGGGTATGAATGATATTCCTCGGTTGCTTGTTATTCGTTACCTAAGGAATAGTAGTGCTGTTGACGCAAGGACACAGGAACTTTCAAAGTTCAAATCATTACTGGTCCAAGATATAATTGATGATTCCGATCAGGCAGGCCAATTTGTAGCTGGGTACAAGGGCGCAGCTGATGTTTCAGAGGTTTGCCATTTTACAGTTAAATTTTCACATAGAGAAATGGTGCTTCTAAATGGTCTCTCATTCTCGGCATTGCTACATGAGTAATGCACAATTCTCttgcaatatttttaaattttattttttttaaccagaTAACCCAGTGGCTtgcaaatataataaaagatgGTGACTCCAGAGATTTGCCTTTCTTTGTAAGTATTTTTAACTTCGTAAGTTTTGTTTTGCTACTAACTGCCAACTAAGCCTTGTTagaatatttgtaaatattataTGATATCCTGATATTATTGTATGagtattttcatttatttcgtaggatttttttttaatcttattcAATCTTTGATTATCTGATAAAATTAGTTTCTATATTTCttagttattattatgatttgtttttcaatttatttaattaggATTTTGAGTCTTGTATCAGTCATACTATACCTTAACTTAGTGTTTAGTCTTtgtcaaattattatcaatcaTACTATACCATAATTTTGTGTCAAATCATACTATAGTCATAGCTAGGGTCCACATTCAATGTTAAAATCAGTAATCTAGGTTACTCCTCTATCTCCTTAGAGCAAGTATATGTCTCATGATTTCCAATATTACATTTTATAATGCGCAAGTTGATGCTTTAAATTAAGAAATAGTGGTTTGATCAAATAACTTCTGTATAGTTTTCTTATTATGCAACGCCTTGTTCTCTTTGCAGACACTACGAACTCCTAAGCTTGTTCCAGATGACACGGAACCTATTTGGTCTAAAACTGCACAACAGATtccattaaaaaatattttgcagcaGATTCTTGGCGTTGTTGGTGGACTTTCTGTGTACCTTGATGATCCAAGAATCGGTCCTTTTCTGCTTTTGGCAGCCTTAATTTCTCTGGGCACCGTATGTCTGAGAAGAAGCCAACAAGTTAATCTATCCGAGTCAAAACAACCAACTCAACCTAGTTCCACGGTAAAGTTTTGTTTCAATATGGTTGTCTTGTCTTTCATATATTCATAATGAGGaaataaataattgtatattttCACTGACAGGAGCCGCCCTCCCATGATGAAAGAAAACCGAAACCAAATGAGCGGGTCCGGAGACGGTCCGGTAAAAATGCGCCCCCTTCCATGACAGATTCAGAACCACCGAATGCTTACCAGATGCCACTTTCAGACTCTGAATCTGATTAGTTTCTTTTCGGTTTCTACATACAGGAAATTAGTTTTCATGACATACATAATGTTACATAGTCTGAAGTTCAATGAAACTCTAGCATTTTGTTCTTGATTTGTAGGCATATTTATATGATACAaagattgaaatttgaaagtatGTTAACAAGTGATTAGAAGATTGAAACTTTGTTTTAATTTGTGTATAAAAATTATGAGATGGAGTTTGACTGTTCCAAACTTAGTTATTTGATTCTAACCAAAATTATGTAAAAAGTTTGCCGTAAATTCACTCAAAGTATCATGCTATAGTTTAAGTACTTGATTGATCCACTCAAACAAAAGAGGAATATGTTGTATATAGTACCCTCCAACAATGGTGCCTCAATGGTGCTGCTTGTGTGATCGTACTAATGAAACAATTTTTCTCAGATTCAATGGCTGTGAATGGACCAAAACAGTGCTAGGAGATCAGTGACTTTATTTCATAAGATTTTCTTTTGTTGCCCTACCTATTTCTATTTCTCGTAAGTCCTACGCGTAACCATTTTTACTTTTTCGCTATTAAGTAGcgaacgtaaaaaaaaaaaatgaaattttgattATACTATCTGCTACTTATAAGTAGCAGATGTTATAAGAAAATTGATAGAATGTCTTTGGGGGTATTtgctacttaaatagtgaacaaggatattttgataaattcaaaGGAATACATATGGCatctaaaacaaaataattttgaagaggGAGTCCAAAGGCAATAAAACTTtccattaatatattaaataatttttaatataagaaaattacATTAAAAGATATTGAACTTTTGAGAAAATAACCTAAGtaaaaacaaaagtaaaaacaaaaacttacATATCATGACataattgttttaatataaACCGTGCATAACAAAAGTTTGAAATCTGAACAAATGTACTTTAGtcaaaacaaaagtaaaaacaaaaacttacGTATCATGATATAGTTGTTTTAATATAAACCGTGCATAACAAATACCATCAAAATTTGTTGGaatactttattttatatatataataaaaaaattaaatgaattgaGCTTTGAAACTCATCATTGTTGGAACAAATATCAATATTCAAAGAGCGTTTAAAAGTATTTCACACAGATATAGCAAAAAACTCACGTTCTTATAAAATGTAAGTCAACTTCTTATTAACGGAACAAATTCTCATTGAATCGTAGGAATACATTAACAAAGAAATTATTTGCACTTGTTGATAAGAGAAATGGGCACCCCTATTTTCTTGGACTCCATAACGAAAGCACACTCCATCTTCTTGTAGAACTTGTTTGTCACTAACCTCCCCATAACATGAGCCTTTGACCTCACTACCACACTCAATTGCAAGGGTACCGGTTTGGCCGGTAGCCCACTTCTTTTGTCTGAGGTCATTATGTTTGATCCTACTCCGTACAGTGGAATTTGTTTTGCTTTCACCATTCCCTTAATAGatcttttactattttttgatTGATAAAACGTAGGTATCTGCAAAAATATTATAATgtatattgaaaacaaaaacagcaCAATACAATAAGTATGTTcttttacattaaaaattatcaaaaattgaccaaatgttagttggttcagtggtgattggcgttgaacttggtagggaggactacggttcgatccccgcaactgcatttgggaggggactgaaaccacttaatgtcagaactcGCTCCGAATTCTAGACTACTAAGACTTCCTTCTCCTAGGAACCAGaaggtgaaagccaaaaaaaaaaattatcaaaattgtctaaaatatttTCTCCTATTTTTAAGGATGTGTAATTAAAAGCACAATAGCTACGGTGTACCAAAGTGTGATCTTTATAATAGTGGCTCATATTAGAATTTTCATTCTTCCTATATGAAATTGCAACATTTCTAATTTAGTCCCTTAGTAAActgtgtgaacttataaaatacaacatttctaaaaatacaattttcacttgtgtgaacttataaaatagcataaaacctaatttatattgcataaactcaaaaataaactaatccaaacaGAACCTTAACACTAATATACATATATAGTGAACATATTATGAAAGATTTATTTAGACTTACATTTCCAGTGGCTAGTGGAAATTCATAGTAATGGAGATCCAATGGAGTTGATGTAACATGGACCCCAAAAAATGTTCCAGTATTTCTAAAATTGAGTTTCACAGAGGAATTAATGGACAATGTGGTAGTCAAAAATCCTCTTGCATCAACACCGTTTGCTTGAACATAAAATTCATTGAATCTTATACTCTGcaaaaattaacacaaaaaaattataagaaataaaaattagaatcTAAAATTAAGAACAAGGTTTAAAATTGTGGTAGTGAATGCATCACAATCTACTCACAAATTTGAAATCGTTATACTTATATTATGTGTTACATTTATTCGTTAattcttttttccttaaaaaacaGTAATTCCGAAAGGATAGTTAAATATTGAGTGCTAGCAATTCACATCAACACAATTTTAATACCGGTAGATAAAACCCTAAACCTCGAATCCTAAAATTTAAATAGCAATACAGCATCACATAACACGAGTCGAAAAAAGTAGCATCGCAATATTAAACGTTACATCTAAATcataatcaatatatatttcaaaCTAAAAGAGAGAAATAGTTGAATACCTTAAGAACAACGATAGGTTTTTGATGACAACTTACAATCCAGAGAATGAGTGAGAACATAGAGAATAGAACGACAAATCCAACAACAAAAGCAAAGAAATAAGTGCAATTAGAGTATCCACGATTATGTGAATCATGATCATCGTGACCATAAAGAAAGCCTTTTTCTTCATTGTCAAGAAACTCATTCTTTGAAGGACGTCGAGAATGTCCTTGACGAAGGTTGTTCAATGATCGAAGGTTGTTCAATGATTCAAAGAATCGCGAGAAGGAAGAAGGACGAGCCGCCCTAAAAGAGTCGGAATGATCAGAATGAGGAGGAGAAGCTAATGGGCTTTGAAGTGGGTTTAAATCCTTTGTTTTTTTCTCATTGTCATCCGAGGAGGAGGAAGATCGTGATGGAGTACAAACTATGTAGAATGCGCTTGGACGAGGACTTTGACGATCCAATTCAGCCTCCGATAAAGTACTATTGTTTAGGTTGATTTCATTGAAGTTTGTTTCAGATTGTACTATAATGTGGTTAGAGTTTTCACGTCTCATTGTTGATTGAAGTTTGAGATTTTAGTGTATGATTTAGAAAATTGAGAAAAGtagtaaacaaagaaaaagattaTTACTTGAATCTCTAAATAGCTTTTTTATCggtatatttattttgtttccttttatCCAATATTTTGAACTACCTAGACATTCTCATCCAGCCTAAATAAATACTATTATGAAGATTTCGAAAGAatattttgtttccttttatGCTGCTTTTTAATATTAAAGGAAAGGATGCACTAATTCtgctacttttttttatgttaataattGATTTCAAGAATTTCtcttatgttaattttttattttttgaaagaatttCTCTTGATTTCATTTCATTGATATTAATTTTGGAATGatgtcacaatttttttaaaaaaaaatcaatagaattttatcaaaaaagaaaattcaatagaaactaaaaacaaaaatttgttaATAAGTTTTGGAGACAACGCGATTCTTGGACACGttcttcaaagttcaaattatCACAAATGTTTTGagcaaaattaattaaaattgataaatttacGGTGCCAACTATTACAAAACAAATCttcaataaaaatcacaaaatccaATTGTCTTTTTTATCGTAATAAATGTACTTTCGCACTAATCCGGTAATCCCCATTGCACAAACAATAATCAATCATCActaatcccaaaaaaaaaaatcaatcatcaCTAACCTTCTTCGAGCTATCCTGACCAAAGTTTTTTCTACCAAATGATATGCATTAATGAGAGTCAAAAAGATTTTATGTACAATAATATATGAGTTTCTTTGTACTATTGtgccaaaaaaaaacttattatttatACTACTAGAGCAAAAgtttgtctaacatgtgcaataCTACACATGTTAAagtaatattgtaaaaaaaaaaagtaatcaaaagtagtaattttttaaaaaaacaacaattatttattaaaaaattatacatttagtataaaatgcacaaattctgaTACAAACTTACTATTTTAAACTATTTATCGTATGCAAATTCGCACATGATAGAAAACCCCTTAGAGCAAAACTCTTTGaaaccttcgattttttgagaGGGTGGAGAAGAGTTGCATTGCTCCGCATAACAAAActcttgattttgatgaaatcTTTTTAGAGCAAAactttaatgtgtttttttgacaaagatatgaaacaaaaaccgaaaaaaatgagattttttttacatGGCTAAGGAAAAAAAAggcaaataataaaagaaaaggactattctctaaaaaaaaattagctccAACCGTGTCACTTCTTCAAAGATTAAAAATGTTTTTCGGAGGAGAAGCGTGAATAGACAAATTAGCATATGAGAAAACTCCAAATTTTGCGAAGAAATTTACACATTGATTTCATTCTTTAAGGTTGTGACAAAGAGGAACATTGTTGTGAGTAAGCAACTCCTTTATATCTTGGATCAACACAACGTGACATGATACTTGATATTGGGACCTGTGATGAGGTTGATACAATGTAAAGAGTTTGAGTAGCAAACAAGCTATTCGATTTTCATGTCTATAGCGAATGAGAGGCCTTGGTGGATAGAATAAAGATCAACAAGCATAATATCATACGACCCTTGAATTAAGCCATAGAAGCCTGAGTGATAGAAGCCGAAATCGTTTCTAAAGATTCCCTTAAATCCAGATCAAATAAGAAAATCAAGACAACTTCCGTCAACATTAagcttgataaaaaaaatacttgatgttaaaaaatattaatgcgaaaaaatgaatatatactTTTGgcgcaaataaataaataactataactataactataaaaaaattaaaaatgtgaCTTATTTATGAGTTGCTCAACTATGCACCAATATAATGAGTTGTGTAAAAATGATGTGATACAGTGGAGCTCACTGTATCTGAGATAAACTATCAAAAGTGAGTAAGATAAATTATGCTCATTGTAGGTAAATATAGCTTTCaaaagtataatattttttggtaaattaagtacaatttttttgttgttaaactATAGGATATCTTCTGTAGGTAACGGTATAGATTAATTCTTCAAGataattaaattcatttataaaattgacctcttttcataaatattttttcatatgcatCAGTCAGAGATCAAAATCTCGAAGAGAGTGTTTTTTCAAATAGCTTTTGAAAGTATAATTTCATCGAGGAACattttaatacaaaatataaAGTAGGTGTGTTAGCATAAGTAGGGGTTTGAATAACAGCACCTCTAAGAAAATGCAATGTTTCCAACTGGGCCCAATGGATCTATTGCTAACAGACAAAAACGTAAgattccacaaaaaaaaaaaaagacaacaacGTAAGTAAATCCGAAAGAAACAAATAGAATATGATTCTGAGTCTCAACTGTTGTGACTGAGTTGCGTAATTGTGCTTTCTGGATTTCTAAAGTCTGCAACTTTTCTATTGATTTGTGCTTTAAAGGTAAAAAAGCATagatttttactatttttttttgttccaatTCATCATTTtccattgatttttattttttttatttgttttttgggGTTTTTCAGCAACACTCTGTTGTAAAAATTTACCTGTTCCTGAAACCCTATTTGAATTTCAATCTATAGGTTCATATTATTGCTCTTTATTTGATTGATTAGTTGGTTTATACTTATGGGTTGTGAttgcattttctttttcatttttactttgaatactattattagtttttttttaaccttattGTCTTGTATAGATTAATGATAGTAATTGGTTTTGTCTTAGTTGGTTAGCAATTACTATGATAATGTtcttgtgttgtgttgtgtttcttctgtttgttttaattttgcTTCTATGTAGTCAATAGCGGCCCATATAGCGATGTAGTGTAGCCTAGCTGTCCCTAGGCACTACGGGGGACATCATTGGATTGTGATTTTGAGTAGCGGCTGTAGCACTGCCAATAGTGATCATATTGCGGCCAATTAGTGGCTGCTATGGCAAAATCCTTGCAAAATTTGCTTTTAAAAATATGGGTTCAATATGTTATTTCAGTCCTTATAAAATCATGAGCTTTGAAGTTTAGTCTCTGTCCTAAAGGGACTAAAGCGCCCATTGTTTGTAAAATGTTTTCAAAATATAGATTAAAATCGAGTAAAATTTATGTAGACTAAACTTGAAATGGGTGTGATATTGTAGGTACTTAAAACCTATTTCACCCTTAAATTATTGTAAGCAACTAACTAACTTTTCACTTAGTGGTGCCTATGACTGCATTTTCATTATACAAAAGTCTATGAGGCCTTAGTTAAACACCTTGACTGAAATTGAGTTGTGAAACTTACTGATTTCGCATTCTCCAAAAGCGTAACTTGTGTGCAACTCAGTATGTGTACGAAAGGTTGATAGAAATTGCTTGTCATTCACTAGTCATTCATTTTGGAACTCATGAATCAATTTCCGTCAATGAGTCCATGAACTTGTTTTGTTGAGTTATGATCTCTATGAATATCGGAAGGTCAATGTCTTGTTATAGGGATCAAAATGGAACGAGGATGAGAGCAAAAACTAACCAACTGATTCTAACAGCAATTTACAATGAACAAGAAACTAACTCTAGCAAAAGCTTAACAGAAACTGATCCTAAAACAATCCCCCTTAACATGATGTGTGATACGATAGTTCTCCACCTTGGCACAGAAGATTATGAAAGTGTAGTTTGTAATTATGTCAGAAATCTTTAATATCTGTTTTCCATAACTTCTATCGTGTGACTTTAGTAATctaataattgttgttgatttgtTGGGTTGAAATCATGAAGAGTTGTTGGAACGATGGGAAAAGACGCTTCCAAGGGAGGAGGGAAGGGTAAAGGAAAGCAGGCTGCAAGTGGAAGTGACGAGAATGCTTCCAAGGGAAAAGGAAAAGCTGGGAAAGCTGCAGATGGGCTCGGTACTTGCACCTATGTCAAAGGTAGACAATTTTCCCCATTCACAAGCATCTTAGGACCCGTTTGTTTTCCCAtgttttctgttttcattttcacttcAACTAATAAACATTaagagcatatatatatatatatatatatatatatatatatatatatatatatatatatatatatatatatatatatatatatatccaagaTTTTCGTCACCATTTCCTTTTACAATTTTcgaaaataaattgaaattttgaaaaatgtccaaacatttttttcattgtttctGAAAAATGCATTCTTGAACATGTGTTTTACAGAAtgaaaactaattttattttcagaAAGTAAAGGGAcctttttaagttttaaccatATATGATTAGTTTccatcattgtttttcttttagaaTTACATTCATTTATGGCTTTTTACTTTGCACAGCAAGACATATCTTATGTGAGAAACAAGGTAAGATTAATGAAGCCTACAAGAAGCTGCAGGATGGTTGGCTTAGCAATGGAGATAAGGTCCCTCCAGCAGAGTTTGCGAAggtattttttcttcttttcgaGATTATACACAAGGATAAAACTTAGGTATAGTGCTATATATAAAGTGGACTGAGAAACTTACTTTGTGTTAAATGCCATAGTTATTTTATCCCCCTCCCCTCAAAAATGGATTCAATGCAGTTGATACTTCCAGC
This portion of the Trifolium pratense cultivar HEN17-A07 linkage group LG3, ARS_RC_1.1, whole genome shotgun sequence genome encodes:
- the LOC123915302 gene encoding uncharacterized protein LOC123915302 codes for the protein MRRENSNHIIVQSETNFNEINLNNSTLSEAELDRQSPRPSAFYIVCTPSRSSSSSDDNEKKTKDLNPLQSPLASPPHSDHSDSFRAARPSSFSRFFESLNNLRSLNNLRQGHSRRPSKNEFLDNEEKGFLYGHDDHDSHNRGYSNCTYFFAFVVGFVVLFSMFSLILWIVSCHQKPIVVLKSIRFNEFYVQANGVDARGFLTTTLSINSSVKLNFRNTGTFFGVHVTSTPLDLHYYEFPLATGNIPTFYQSKNSKRSIKGMVKAKQIPLYGVGSNIMTSDKRSGLPAKPVPLQLSVVVRSKAHVMGRLVTNKFYKKMECAFVMESKKIGVPISLINKCK
- the LOC123918360 gene encoding peptidyl-prolyl cis-trans isomerase NIMA-interacting 4 — encoded protein: MGKDASKGGGKGKGKQAASGSDENASKGKGKAGKAADGLGTCTYVKARHILCEKQGKINEAYKKLQDGWLSNGDKVPPAEFAKVAQEYSECPSGKKGGDLGWFPRGKMAGPFQEVAFNTPVGVTSAPFKSTHGYHIILSEGRKN